A genomic stretch from Halichoerus grypus chromosome 7, mHalGry1.hap1.1, whole genome shotgun sequence includes:
- the MPZ gene encoding myelin protein P0, with translation MLRALAPGPAMAPGAPSSSPSPILAALLFSSLVLPPAQAIVVYTDREVHGAVGSRVTLHCSFWSSEWVSDDISFTWRYQPEGGRDAISIFHYAKGQPYIDEVGTFKERIQWVGDPRWKDGSIVIHNLDYSDNGTFTCDVKNPPDIVGKTSQVTLYVFEKVPTRYGIVLGAVIGGVIGVVLLVLLLFYGIRFCWLRRQAALQRRLSAMEKGKLHKAAKDSSKRGRQTPVLYAMLDHSRSTKAASEKKSKGLGESRKDKK, from the exons ATGCTCCGGGCTCTAGCCCCTGGCCCAGCTATGGCTCCTGGGGCTCCTTCGTCCAGCCCCAGTCCTATCCTGGCTGCGCTGCTCTTCTCCTCTTTGG TgctccccccagcccaggccaTTGTGGTTTACACGGACAGGGAGGTCCACGGTGCTGTGGGCTCCCGGGTGACCCTGCACTGCTCCTTCTGGTCCAGCGAGTGGGTCTCAGATGACATCTCCTTTACCTGGCGCTACCAGCCCGAAGGGGGCCGTGATGCCATCTCG ATCTTCCACTACGCAAAGGGACAACCCTACATTGACGAGGTGGGGACCTTCAAAGAGCGCATCCAGTGGGTAGGGGACCCTCGCTGGAAGGATGGCTCTATTGTCATACACAACCTGGACTACAGTGACAATGGCACCTTCACCTGTGACGTCAAAAACCCACCAGACATAGTGGGCAAGACTTCTCAGGTCACACTCTACGTCTTTGAAAAAG TGCCAACCAGGTACGGGATAGTCCTGGGAGCCGTGATCGGGGGAGTCATAGGGGTCGTGCTGTTGGTACTCCTGCTTTTCTATGGGATTCGGTTCTGCTGGCTACGCAGACAGGCGGCCCTGCAGAGGAGGCTCAG TGCCATGGAGAAGGGGAAATTGCATAAGGCCGCGAAAGACTCGTCGAAGCGTGGCCGGCAG ACGCCAGTGCTGTATGCCATGCTGGATCACAGCAGAAGCACCAAGGCGGCCAGTGAAAAGAAGTCCAAGGGGCTGGGGGAGTCTCGCAAGGATAAGAAATAG